Proteins found in one Acipenser ruthenus chromosome 18, fAciRut3.2 maternal haplotype, whole genome shotgun sequence genomic segment:
- the LOC131698626 gene encoding uncharacterized protein LOC131698626 — MASRGCKHPADAFCYVCGQFIKTRVKKYSVEASAKMCESYKAYFGMPVGDQDKPWAPHFTCEHCKKTLEGWYRGEKRAMKFAIPRIWRELTDHSSNCYFCMVDPSKRRTGKNAPAITYPDLPSSIAPVPHCHELPVPTPPEREQPSLEESSKSESEEDVVDPDDNFRGGAEERNPYYPNQKDLNDLIRDLGLTKSNAELLTSRLKQWNLLDESVQVADQRKRHQPFSSFFTRQDGLCFCHNVTSLFEAIGIACNQNEWRLFIDSSSRSLKAVLLHNGNKYPSLHLAHSVHLKEDYNSIKTLLDALKYDEYGWEVIGDFKMVAFLMGLQGGFTKFPCYLCFWDSRDTKAHYHRRDWPQRTEFSVGRNNVKWEPLVDPLKVMMPPLHIKLGLMKQFVRALDKESAAFKCLQDFFPKMSEAKVKAGVFVGPQIKKILECNEFPKKLTSKEKAAWNSFVAVVRGFLGNHKAENYVELVETLVKNYGAMGCRMSLKVHILDAHLDKFKENMGAYSEEQGERFHQDILDFERRYQGQYNKNMMGDYI, encoded by the exons atggcatcaagaggctgcaagcatccggcagacgcattttgctatgtctgcggccaatttatcaagacaagagtgaaaaagtactccgtggaagcatctgctaagatgtgtgagtcctacaaggcatatttcggcatgcctgtcggggatcaagacaaaccctgggcacctcatttcacctgcgagcactgcaaaaaaactctggaag gatggtacagaggggaaaagagagccatgaagttcgctatcccaagaatttggcgggaactcactgaccactcaagcaactgctacttctgcatggtggacccttccaaacgtcggactggcaagaatgcacctgctatcacgtatccggaccttccttcatccatcgccccggtgccacactgccatgagctccctgtacccactcctccggagagagagcagccgtctttagaagagagcagcaagtcagagagcgaggaagacgttgtagatccagatgacaatttcagaggtggagctgaggagagaaacccatactaccccaaccaaaaagacctcaacgacttgattagagatcttggtctcaccaagtccaatgccgagcttttgacgtctaggctcaagcagtggaacttgttggatgaaagtgtgcaagtcgcagatcagaggaagcgtcaccaacctttttccagcttcttcacccgtcaagatgggctgtgcttctgccacaatgtgaccagtctgttcgaggcaatcggaatcgcctgtaaccagaatgagtggcgcctcttcattgacagctcatccaggagcctcaaagctgtgctgctccataatggtaacaagtacccgtctcttcacctggctcactcagtgcacctcaaagaggattacaacagcatcaagaccttgctggacgccttgaagtatgatgagtacggctgggaggtcataggagacttcaaaatggtggcattcctgatgggtctccaaggcggttttaccaagtttccctgctatctttgcttttgggacagcagggacaccaaggcgcactaccacaggcgggactggccacagcggaccgagttctctgtggggaggaacaacgtcaagtgggagccactggtggaccccctgAAGGTgatgatgccaccactgcacatcaaattgggccttatgaaacaatttgtcagagctctagataaggagtcggcagccttcaagtgccttcaagacttcttccctaagatgtctgaggcaaaggtcaaagccggtgtcttcgtcggaccacagataaagaagatcctggagtgcaatgaattccccaagaagctcactagtaaggagaaagcagcttggaacagctttgtcgcagtggttcggggcttcctgggcaatcacaaggccgaaaactatgtggagctggttgagactctggtgaagaactacggcgcaatgggctgtaggatgtccctcaaagtccatatccttgatgctcatcttgataaattcaaggagaacatgggagcatactcggaggagcaaggcgagcgcttccaccaggatatactggactttgaacgccgctaccaaggacagtataacaagaacatgatgggagactacatttga